CTCCCGGGCCTGTTGGCTCAGAGCAAGGCCATCCGCGAAGCGCTGTAGCTCGCGCCGGACCAACAAGAATCGGCTCTCCTCACACATTCGTGGGTGCATGAGGAGGGCTCAGAGGAACGTGCCACTCGACTGGGCAACGGTTTTTCTGGTCCGGCGCGGCAAAGGGCCGAAGCGTCCCCTCTGCGCGGAACTAGAGACGACATTCGCGAGTGAAGGCTGGCGAGCTCAGCGCGGCGTGAGTCTGCGCAGAGGTCGCAAGGACCGAAGGCCGTCCCGCGCGGACAAGCGTGAACCCCGGAGCGTCGGGCGGACGTGCGCCCCTGCGCGCATCGTGACGCGAGACGCAGTGGTGAGGCATTGCGCGCCCGAAATCCTGTCTACTGAATTCGACATCGCGTCGCGATTTTATTCGGGGGGCTCACGCCACGCGCTGCGCGGGTTCCATTCGCTGGCGAAGGTCACGCATCTGAACGGCGACACCTCTCCCAAACCCCTTCTGCTTTGTGCGTCAAAGAAGCACCGGGCTCGATTGCGGAGCGCCTCTCTTCGCCTCTTTCCCGAGGGCCGAAACGCGGGGACCGGCGCACCAAGGCCAACGATTCCTCGGCCATGAAGATGTCAGGAGAGCCAAAAAACCCCTGCTTGCCCTGGGGATGCCCTCCGGGTCGCTTCCCCGAGAGTTTGTCGCTGCGCCGCGGGCACGCCGCGGCCTCAGTGGTGCTCGAGGATCAGGCGCGTCTTGGCAAACAGCGCCGCCACGCCCGTACGACCGGGAATGTCGGCCACGCGATCGAGCACGTCGAGAGCCTCTGCCAGAGTCCAGGACAGGCCGGCGAGGCGGAGCGTGAGGGCCGCGGCCCGCACCAGCTCCTCGGCGCTCGGACGCCCGAGCCCCTCCGCCAACAGCGACACCACTTCCTCGCGCTGCACCGCACGGGGCGTGGACGACGTGGTGTGGCTGGGGAAGTCGAAGGGCACGGGAGGCTCCCGTATCCCCGAACGGCCCCACCCCTGAACGCTTTAGCTTGCGACAGAAAGGGCTGATGGCTGATCCCGGCCCGGCCGGTTCAGGGCTTCTGCTCTTCGGCCCAAGACTGCAGCGCCCGGCGCACGTGGAGCTGCAGAGTGACGGGAACTTCCGCCTTTCTCACGGTGCGGCAGGCGACCAAGGCCGTCTTCAAGGCCTGACAGGCGGCGCCGCAGTGCGGACACGCGGCGAGGTGCTGCTCCATGCTGGCGCAATCGTCGGGGCCCAGATCGCCGTCGGCATAGCGCGACCACAGCTCCACCACGTCCGGACAGTCTCCGTCCCGCGGCATCGGCGTGGGGTCCGGCTCCAGCACCGGCCGGAGGGCATCCCGCAAGGCGGAGCGCGCCCGATGCAGGCGGCTCTTCACCGCGTCCACGCTGGTACCCAGTGCGTGCGCCGCCTCCGGCGCCGTGAGGCCCTCGACGTCGCGCAGCAGGATCACCTCGCGGTGCTCGTCACTCAGCGAATCCAGCGCCCGGGACAGCGCGCTCCCGAGCTCTGACGACTCCGCATGCTGTTCCGGTGTGGGCGCGGGATCGACGCGTTCGCGAACCGCCTCTTCCGCGACCGGCGGGCGGTTCTTCAGCCCCCGCCGCCGCCGCGAGCACGCGCTGCGCGCCAGGGCGAACACCCAGCTCGACAACGACGCGCGGCCCTCGAACTGGTCGAGGTGCGTGGCCACGTTGATCAGCGTGTCCTGCACCACGTCGTCGGCGTCGTGATCGCTGCCGCACATGCGGCGACCGAAACGGTGCACCTGAGGGGCGACGTCCGCCAGCAGCTCTTCCATGGCGGCGGCGTCGCCGCGCCGGGCTCGGTCAACGAGGGAGCTCGACATGACCCGTAACCATAGTCCGACCTCGGCCCAAGGCCATGTCCCGAAGCTCGATTTTCATGTCGGCCCGGCGCGATGCCCGGCGCGCTACTGAGGTTCCACGTTCACTTTGACGTCGAGCCCCTCACGCACGCTCTGGGTCACCACGCAGAAGTCCTCGAAGGTCTCCAGGCACTTGTCGATCTTTTCGCCCGTTGCGCTGAGCTTGGGCCGGACCGTCACTTCCATGTGCCCGATGCGAAGCCGGCGGTTCTCGTTTCGGGTGAGCTCCACCTTCACGTCGCTCTTGATGTCCTCGAGCTTCACCCCGGCGCGGCTCAGGCAGAAGAGCAGGCTCGCCGACAAGCAGTTGCCCACGGCAGCGGCCAAGATGCGCGCGGCGTTGGGCGCGCGGTCCTGGCTCAGGGGCGCCGGCTCGTCGAGCATCAAGCTCTCGTACTGTTCCTTGTCGAACTTGACGCGGAACTCGTAACCGTCGACCTGCTCGATGGCGATCGAGAATTCACCCACGTGTTGGCTCATCTTCTCCTCCTGACGGACTCTGAGCTTCGGAGTCTGTCACGGAGCCGGCGCGGGACGCCATCCGTGCGGCGCGCACTCGGCGCACCAGACCGACACCGATCAGGGCTGGCGTGGCGACCACGCACAAGGGGCACGTGGCGCCGAGCAGCACCGCCCCTGCGGCGCCCACGGCGCCAACGGACAGCCCCATGGCCAAGAACTCGTTGGCCGCGCGCTTCTCGCGCTCCGGGGCGTCCGGCGTCGGCGTCTCCTCGGCTTCGTCGGTCACGCGGTCGTCGCCGTCGGCTGCTCGCCCTTCGCCTTCTCTTCGGCGAGCTTCTGGCGGATCTCGTCCATGTCGAGCTCGCGCACGCGCTCGACCAGCTTGTCCAGGGTCAGCGCCGGAACCATGCCGGGTTGCTCGAAGAGCAGGATGCCGTCGCGGAACACCATCAGGGTCGGGATGGCGGTGATGCCGAAGGCCTGCGCCAGCTCGGGCTGTGCCTCGGTGTCCACCTTGCCCCAGGTGGCATCCGTGTGACGGGCCGCGGCGCGCTCGTAGATCGGCGCGAATGCGCGACAGGGACCGCACCAGGACGCCCACCAGTCCAGGAAAACGATTCCTTCACCCACGGTTTCGTCGAAGTTCTCTTTGGTGATTTCTGTAGTGTGCATTGGCCTCGCCTCGGTGTTTAGGAGCCACGGCGGCGCTAAAAGGGTTCGGCAGCCGGAAATTGGCCGACCAAAACTCCCACTTTGTCGTGAGACCACGTTGATTTAGCCTAGTACGCCGTGATCCTGTGGCTCGAGCACCGCGGTATGCGCTACCGCATCCACGAAGGGGAGACCCTCGTGGGCCGCGGCAGCCGCGTGGCGTTCTTCCTCGACGAGCCCAGCGTGTCGCGGGAGCACGCGCTGATCCGCCGCGTGGGGGACAAGGTCAGCGTGACGGATCTGGGAAGCAGCAACGGCACCTTCGTCAACGGGGACCGCGTGGTGAAGACCCGGGGCCTCGACCTGGGGGACACCATTCGCCTGGGCGCCGCGGAGCTCAAGTTCGGCGTGACTCGAGGGCCCGTCGTCTCCAGCATGTCGCCCGGAATCGAGCTCATCGAGCAGCGCGTGGAGCGGCGCCCGGTGATGGACCTCAGCACCGAGCCTCAGTTCGGGTCGCTGGACGTGCTCGAGACCCTGATCGCGAGCCCCGAGGCAGCGGAGGATCCGCGAGAGCTGGCAGCGATGATCCGTTCGTCGGTCGATCGACTGCTCGAGAACCTCGATCGCCGCAACACGCCGCTGGGGCCCGATCAGCGCGCCCGCCTGCTCACCATCGTCGAGGTGGTGAGCGATTGGTTCCCCGACGGATCGCTGAGCGACTGGCAGAGCTCGATCCGCAACCGCGTGGGCTGAGCTCAGAACAAGCCGTTCAGCGTCAGGCCGCCGCCGCCCTCGGTGGGCAGCACGCCCACCCACACCGGCCGCTGCTTGAGCTGCGCTTCGCGGTGCAAGTGCGGCACGATCACGCCGATCCCGATACCGGCCATGGCGCCGGCAATCACGTCAGTCGGGAAGTGGACGCCTCCGCGGACACGCCCCCAACACACGACCGTGGTCACCGCCGTGCCGCCGGCCAGGGTGAGGTAGCCGCGGGTCGGGCCGGAACGCACGAAGGCGAGGTAGGTGGCCGTGGACGAAAGAGCCGCGGTCATCGATGCGTGGCCGGAGAAGAACGACAGCGCGGAGTTGGT
This window of the Polyangiaceae bacterium genome carries:
- a CDS encoding sigma-70 family RNA polymerase sigma factor, translating into MSSSLVDRARRGDAAAMEELLADVAPQVHRFGRRMCGSDHDADDVVQDTLINVATHLDQFEGRASLSSWVFALARSACSRRRRGLKNRPPVAEEAVRERVDPAPTPEQHAESSELGSALSRALDSLSDEHREVILLRDVEGLTAPEAAHALGTSVDAVKSRLHRARSALRDALRPVLEPDPTPMPRDGDCPDVVELWSRYADGDLGPDDCASMEQHLAACPHCGAACQALKTALVACRTVRKAEVPVTLQLHVRRALQSWAEEQKP
- a CDS encoding OsmC family protein, which translates into the protein MSQHVGEFSIAIEQVDGYEFRVKFDKEQYESLMLDEPAPLSQDRAPNAARILAAAVGNCLSASLLFCLSRAGVKLEDIKSDVKVELTRNENRRLRIGHMEVTVRPKLSATGEKIDKCLETFEDFCVVTQSVREGLDVKVNVEPQ
- a CDS encoding thiol reductase thioredoxin, giving the protein MHTTEITKENFDETVGEGIVFLDWWASWCGPCRAFAPIYERAAARHTDATWGKVDTEAQPELAQAFGITAIPTLMVFRDGILLFEQPGMVPALTLDKLVERVRELDMDEIRQKLAEEKAKGEQPTATTA
- a CDS encoding FHA domain-containing protein, whose amino-acid sequence is MRYRIHEGETLVGRGSRVAFFLDEPSVSREHALIRRVGDKVSVTDLGSSNGTFVNGDRVVKTRGLDLGDTIRLGAAELKFGVTRGPVVSSMSPGIELIEQRVERRPVMDLSTEPQFGSLDVLETLIASPEAAEDPRELAAMIRSSVDRLLENLDRRNTPLGPDQRARLLTIVEVVSDWFPDGSLSDWQSSIRNRVG